The sequence CAATCAGTACACGTTCTACAGCCTGCGCGAGGGGGATCTTGTGCTTGCACATGATGCCGAAAACCGGGCCGACTCGGCCTCCACGCAGTGGGACATCGCGCTGCAAGCCACCACCATTCGCATCAATGGCGGCAGCAGCGGGCCAGGCAACGGCGCGGCCTACGTCGCCGAAGCGGCCTTTCAGGAAGTCAGCTCGGTTGATGTCAGCCGGCTGGCGGCCGACACCGACGCGCAGCTCGCCATCCCCACCGGCTCCGGCAACGGCTGGTACAACTACAACGCCAACGGGCAGAACTACATTCGCCCCATTCCCGGCCGCACCATCGTTGTGCGCACCGCCGACGGCGAGGGCTATGCCAAGATTCGCATTCTGAGCTACTACAAGGGCAACCCCGAGCTGCCCACCGACCGCGAGGCGCATCCGTCGCGCTACTACACGTTCGATTACGTTGTGCGCACCGACGGCGAGCCGTCGTTTGAGTGACGCCACCGCTCCGCTCGTTTCTCTTTTG comes from Salisaeta longa DSM 21114 and encodes:
- a CDS encoding HmuY family protein, whose amino-acid sequence is MLSSTTRLPVGLALALLLLVSACDSSSPVSSEEDVNLSVQTVQDLPADPATQIGPNGRPRGLNQYTFYSLREGDLVLAHDAENRADSASTQWDIALQATTIRINGGSSGPGNGAAYVAEAAFQEVSSVDVSRLAADTDAQLAIPTGSGNGWYNYNANGQNYIRPIPGRTIVVRTADGEGYAKIRILSYYKGNPELPTDREAHPSRYYTFDYVVRTDGEPSFE